The Methanocella arvoryzae MRE50 genome includes a region encoding these proteins:
- a CDS encoding DUF1697 domain-containing protein translates to MVVLNGCRESGEQEQAGTGIGYVAFLRGINVGGHSILKMADLGKAFEAMGFRHVKTVLASGNVLFEASEENTAVLSEKIMQQLREAFGREILVIVRTVDELRELETEHPFEGIVVRPQTRLVVMFLSDNIIQPNLSDLPVNEDFRIIGVYDRTICSVI, encoded by the coding sequence ATGGTAGTTTTGAATGGTTGTCGGGAATCGGGCGAGCAGGAACAGGCAGGAACTGGAATTGGCTACGTGGCATTTCTCAGGGGCATCAACGTCGGCGGCCATTCGATATTGAAGATGGCTGACCTGGGGAAAGCGTTCGAAGCCATGGGCTTCAGGCACGTGAAGACGGTGCTCGCCAGCGGCAACGTGCTCTTTGAGGCGTCGGAGGAAAATACCGCTGTGCTTTCTGAAAAGATCATGCAGCAGCTCCGGGAAGCCTTCGGGCGGGAAATACTGGTGATCGTGCGCACCGTTGATGAACTCAGAGAGCTTGAAACTGAGCATCCCTTCGAGGGCATCGTGGTACGCCCACAGACCCGGCTGGTCGTAATGTTTCTATCGGATAACATAATACAGCCGAACCTCTCCGATCTGCCGGTAAATGAAGACTTTAGAATTATCGGCGTCTACGACCGGACAATATGCAGTGTTATATGA
- a CDS encoding ISL3-like element ISArch13 family transposase, giving the protein MGKRCKYSLVFKSQFNFKGFKIAGISHDDERLLVELERSGRPLLCPRCGRRVKRVEDEYVRVVRDLDLGCLRCYVQFPQYKIFCRCGHRGHEKLEFVREYSRCTKRLEKHVSVLCKHMSIKEAAQVVGLDWKTVKSIDKNTMRESLVPLDSSNPRVIGVDEIAYEKGHKYLTVVRDVEKGCVLWTGIGRKEVTLDLFFAILGYEKSMNVKAVVMDMWDPYIASVRKNTRAEIVFDKFHIAKKAGECIDSIRRREFRGAGKAERKHWKDKRFLILSREKNLSSDKRETLQELLELNQPLYKAYLLKEQLLDILDARHQNHAMLRLQTWKENVESSGLEEFQALVRTLDRYMYGVTALFKHHITNAGSEGFNTKINIIKRRSYGLQDLEYFMLKILTVCRKPSS; this is encoded by the coding sequence ATGGGTAAGCGGTGTAAATACTCGTTAGTATTCAAGAGCCAGTTTAATTTTAAGGGATTTAAGATTGCTGGTATCAGTCATGATGATGAACGGCTTCTTGTCGAGTTAGAGAGATCAGGGAGGCCTCTTTTGTGTCCTCGTTGTGGCAGGCGTGTTAAACGTGTTGAGGATGAGTATGTCCGAGTGGTCAGGGACCTGGATTTGGGGTGTCTGCGTTGTTATGTGCAGTTCCCTCAATACAAGATCTTTTGCCGGTGTGGCCACAGGGGTCATGAGAAACTGGAGTTTGTAAGGGAGTACTCGAGATGCACGAAGAGACTGGAAAAGCATGTCTCGGTTCTCTGTAAGCATATGAGCATTAAAGAAGCCGCCCAGGTCGTAGGGTTAGACTGGAAGACTGTGAAGAGTATTGATAAGAATACGATGAGAGAATCCCTTGTCCCGTTAGATTCCAGTAATCCCCGGGTGATCGGCGTGGATGAGATCGCTTATGAGAAAGGCCATAAATACCTCACAGTAGTCCGGGATGTTGAAAAGGGCTGTGTTCTCTGGACGGGCATTGGGAGAAAAGAGGTGACACTCGACCTGTTCTTCGCCATTCTAGGATACGAGAAAAGCATGAACGTTAAAGCGGTGGTCATGGATATGTGGGATCCATATATTGCCAGCGTCCGTAAAAACACGAGGGCGGAGATCGTGTTCGATAAGTTCCATATCGCTAAGAAAGCAGGGGAATGCATAGACAGTATCCGTAGACGGGAATTCAGGGGTGCAGGCAAAGCTGAACGAAAACACTGGAAGGATAAGCGTTTTCTTATCCTTAGCAGGGAGAAGAATCTCTCCAGTGATAAGAGGGAGACTCTTCAGGAACTATTGGAGTTGAACCAACCCTTGTACAAGGCATACTTGTTGAAAGAACAACTCCTGGATATCCTGGACGCCCGCCACCAGAACCATGCAATGCTCCGGTTGCAGACATGGAAAGAGAACGTGGAGAGTAGCGGATTGGAGGAGTTCCAAGCTCTGGTAAGGACATTGGATCGTTACATGTACGGTGTGACCGCCCTCTTCAAACATCATATCACTAATGCCGGTAGCGAAGGTTTCAACACCAAGATCAATATCATCAAAAGAAGAAGTTACGGCCTCCAGGACCTGGAGTATTTTATGCTTAAAATATTAACAGTCTGCCGGAAACCCTCATCCTAA
- a CDS encoding DUF952 domain-containing protein yields the protein MSIILHIARRQDWEASVPYGYYEPDSLDTDGFIHCSTIGQTVDIANQFYANQQDLVLLCIDKYQTEAEVKYEVPACAGDEWAGSLFPRIYGPLNLSAVVLVVEFVPGEDGMFKLPAEIGWLIASLN from the coding sequence ATGAGCATTATCTTACACATCGCCCGCCGCCAGGATTGGGAAGCTTCGGTTCCCTACGGCTACTACGAACCCGATTCTCTGGACACAGACGGCTTTATCCACTGCTCCACCATCGGGCAAACAGTGGATATTGCTAATCAGTTTTACGCTAACCAGCAGGATCTGGTTCTGCTCTGCATTGATAAGTATCAGACAGAAGCCGAGGTAAAATATGAAGTACCGGCTTGCGCTGGCGATGAATGGGCGGGCTCACTGTTTCCACGCATTTATGGGCCGCTTAATTTGTCGGCCGTAGTCCTGGTTGTCGAGTTCGTGCCCGGGGAGGATGGGATGTTTAAGTTACCGGCTGAGATCGGGTGGCTGATTGCGAGCCTTAATTAA
- a CDS encoding LysE family translocator: MLELFVAGLILGLTHAIPPGPITFEVLRRAVTSGPVDAIKTDIGAVAADAIYFILIMIGLAQVVNNPTGRVVLWLIGCMVLLGLGLKGLHGALCGKANNSQGKQSRGESSSIVSGFLISITSPFTIIWWTGIFAGIASTVTINLESSVLAFLGIELACILWFTGLAAIGSASKKFIGEKYMTAMSAVCALVMIAFGVLLFYQGYTTIL, from the coding sequence ATGCTGGAGCTATTTGTCGCTGGCCTGATCCTGGGACTGACCCACGCCATACCTCCCGGCCCAATCACGTTTGAAGTCTTGAGGAGGGCAGTAACATCGGGGCCCGTCGACGCCATCAAGACGGACATAGGGGCAGTGGCTGCAGATGCCATCTATTTTATCCTGATTATGATCGGCCTCGCCCAGGTCGTCAACAACCCGACGGGCAGGGTAGTACTATGGTTGATTGGCTGCATGGTGCTCCTCGGCCTCGGCCTCAAAGGGCTTCATGGGGCGCTCTGCGGGAAAGCGAATAATAGTCAGGGTAAGCAGTCGAGGGGCGAATCTTCTTCTATCGTTTCAGGGTTCCTGATCAGCATTACTAGTCCGTTTACCATCATCTGGTGGACGGGGATATTCGCGGGGATAGCCAGTACTGTCACAATAAATCTTGAGAGCTCAGTACTAGCCTTTCTTGGCATTGAACTCGCATGTATACTATGGTTTACGGGACTTGCAGCGATAGGATCGGCGAGCAAAAAGTTCATCGGCGAGAAGTATATGACGGCCATGTCGGCCGTTTGCGCCCTGGTGATGATCGCTTTCGGAGTATTGCTATTTTATCAGGGTTACACGACAATACTATAA